One Dictyoglomus thermophilum H-6-12 DNA window includes the following coding sequences:
- the fusA gene encoding elongation factor G, which yields MKYETENLRNVGLFGHGGAGKTSLAEAILYTAKVIDRMGRVENGNTVSDFEPEEIKRGISLSLSILPLEWKGKKINLIDTPGYADFIGEIISALRAVDSMLIVIDAISGIQVQTEKVWSMGEGEKLPVAFVVNKLDRENSDFFEVVKSIQERFGSKAIPIYIPIGKEGNFNGVIDLLEGKAYIYKDEKGDAEVSDIPSDLKSDYEKHRQQLIETIIEFDEELLQKYLEGEEISGDLILKTLKEAFKNREIFPIFPVSSFKNIGVSKLLDAVVSFFPSPKERPALPIEDTKTGETKTISIGEKNGLLAFVFKTSADPFVGKISYVRVISGVLRPDSNLFNVNKSVQEKIGGLFFQRGKNQEPATEINAGDIGVITKLKETSTNETLGDKDNSVKVIPAEFPEPVFAVAVVPKSRADEDRMSTAIARILDEDPTLRVQRNIETNETLIYGLGDSHLEVVVERMQRKFGVNVTLGTPQVAYRETIRATAKAEGKVKKQTGGRGQYGHVWLELEPLPRGAGFEFVDKIVGGVVPKNYIPAVEKGVRETMEKGILAGYPIVDVRVTLFDGSYHEVDSSDMAFKIAASKAFKKGFLEAKPVLLEPIMMVEITAPDEYTGDIISDLNGRRGKVTSIEALGKLQVIKALVPLAEMLRYSSVLKSITQGRGSYSMKFSHYEEVPAKIQEEIIAKAKPRAEEEEE from the coding sequence ATGAAATATGAAACTGAAAATTTAAGAAATGTAGGACTTTTTGGACATGGGGGTGCTGGAAAGACAAGTTTAGCGGAGGCGATTCTCTATACTGCAAAAGTAATTGATAGGATGGGAAGAGTAGAGAATGGAAACACGGTATCGGATTTTGAGCCTGAAGAGATAAAAAGAGGTATTTCTCTAAGCTTATCTATTTTGCCTTTAGAGTGGAAGGGCAAAAAGATAAACTTGATAGATACTCCAGGATACGCAGATTTTATAGGAGAAATTATAAGTGCATTAAGGGCTGTGGATAGTATGCTTATTGTAATAGATGCAATTTCAGGAATACAGGTTCAAACTGAGAAGGTTTGGAGTATGGGTGAAGGAGAAAAACTTCCTGTTGCTTTTGTAGTTAATAAACTTGACAGGGAAAACTCGGACTTTTTTGAGGTAGTTAAATCTATTCAGGAAAGATTTGGAAGTAAAGCTATTCCTATTTATATTCCCATAGGTAAAGAAGGTAATTTTAACGGTGTTATTGATTTGTTAGAAGGCAAGGCTTATATATATAAAGATGAAAAAGGAGATGCTGAAGTTTCAGATATTCCCTCTGATTTAAAATCTGATTATGAAAAGCACAGACAACAGCTTATTGAGACCATAATAGAGTTTGATGAAGAACTTTTACAAAAGTACTTAGAAGGAGAAGAAATATCTGGAGATTTAATCCTTAAGACTCTAAAGGAGGCTTTTAAAAATAGAGAGATCTTCCCTATTTTCCCTGTATCCTCTTTTAAAAATATTGGAGTTTCAAAACTTCTTGATGCTGTAGTTTCCTTCTTCCCAAGCCCTAAAGAACGTCCTGCTCTTCCTATAGAAGATACAAAAACAGGAGAAACAAAGACCATATCTATTGGTGAGAAAAATGGGCTTTTAGCTTTTGTATTTAAGACTTCCGCTGATCCCTTTGTGGGTAAGATAAGTTATGTGAGGGTTATTTCTGGGGTTCTAAGACCAGATTCTAACTTATTCAATGTAAATAAAAGTGTACAAGAGAAGATAGGAGGACTTTTCTTCCAAAGAGGAAAAAATCAAGAGCCTGCTACCGAGATAAATGCAGGCGATATTGGGGTTATTACTAAATTAAAGGAAACGTCTACAAACGAAACTTTGGGAGATAAAGATAATTCAGTAAAAGTTATTCCTGCTGAATTTCCTGAGCCAGTGTTTGCAGTAGCTGTAGTTCCTAAGTCTAGAGCAGACGAGGATAGAATGAGTACTGCTATTGCTAGAATTCTTGATGAAGATCCTACTTTGAGAGTTCAGAGAAATATTGAGACCAATGAAACCTTAATCTATGGCTTAGGAGATTCGCATCTTGAGGTAGTAGTTGAAAGAATGCAGAGAAAGTTTGGTGTTAATGTAACTCTTGGTACCCCTCAAGTGGCGTATAGGGAAACCATAAGAGCTACAGCAAAGGCAGAAGGAAAGGTTAAGAAACAAACAGGTGGAAGAGGCCAATATGGACATGTATGGCTCGAACTTGAACCTCTTCCAAGGGGTGCAGGATTTGAATTTGTAGATAAGATTGTAGGCGGAGTAGTACCAAAGAATTATATACCAGCGGTAGAAAAAGGTGTAAGAGAAACGATGGAAAAAGGTATTCTTGCTGGATATCCTATTGTAGATGTTAGGGTGACGTTGTTTGATGGATCTTATCATGAGGTGGACTCCTCAGATATGGCGTTTAAGATTGCAGCTTCTAAAGCTTTCAAAAAAGGTTTCTTAGAAGCCAAACCTGTTCTTCTTGAACCAATAATGATGGTAGAGATAACAGCTCCCGATGAATATACTGGAGATATAATTAGTGATTTAAACGGTAGAAGAGGAAAAGTAACCTCTATAGAGGCGTTAGGCAAATTGCAAGTGATAAAGGCTCTTGTTCCTCTTGCAGAAATGTTAAGATATTCTTCCGTATTAAAGTCTATAACTCAAGGAAGAGGATCATATTCTATGAAGTTTTCCCATTATGAAGAAGTTCCTGCAAAAATCCAAGAGGAAATAATTGCTAAAGCTAAACCTAGAGCTGAAGAAGAAGAGGAATGA
- a CDS encoding DUF951 domain-containing protein, translated as MIEKIQVGDILELPKKHPCGGSRWIVLFSGVDIKLKCEKCGRIVMLPRMEVRRKAKKVGEVSLEELSKYE; from the coding sequence ATGATAGAGAAGATCCAGGTTGGAGATATTTTAGAACTTCCTAAGAAGCATCCTTGTGGTGGAAGCAGATGGATAGTGCTTTTTTCAGGGGTTGACATAAAACTTAAATGCGAAAAATGTGGAAGAATAGTAATGCTTCCTAGAATGGAGGTTAGGAGAAAAGCTAAAAAGGTGGGAGAAGTAAGTTTGGAGGAACTTTCGAAGTATGAATGA
- the proB gene encoding glutamate 5-kinase: protein MNDWKRIVVKVGTSSITDERGNPSGEKILSLVRECVKLMRANKEVVLVSSGAIASGREIMQKLSKRKDLPAKQALSAVGQVRLMQYYSQLFSIFKQPIAQILLTAEDLRDRKRYINISQTFETLIEEKVVPIVNENDTVAVEEIKIGDNDTLSAKVACAINADLLVILSDVEGLYSEDPNLSPNAVLIRDIYEIDEKIEKIAGPGKGTGGMYTKVQAAKIVTEAGIPMILAKADLENVLERIVLKKEKVGTMFYPVERHLNRRKHWMLFMAKPQGKVYIDDGAKDALLKKGKSLLPVGVKKIEGEFVRGDTVSILDLTGEEIGRGITNYDSSELERIKGKNTEEIKNILGEDFYEEVIHRNNLVLINRGDS from the coding sequence ATGAATGATTGGAAAAGGATTGTGGTAAAAGTAGGTACTTCAAGTATTACTGATGAGAGGGGAAATCCTTCTGGAGAAAAGATTTTGTCATTAGTTAGGGAATGTGTAAAACTTATGAGAGCTAATAAGGAGGTAGTGCTTGTATCGTCAGGTGCTATTGCCTCTGGCAGAGAAATAATGCAGAAGCTCTCTAAAAGGAAAGATCTTCCTGCAAAACAAGCTCTTTCGGCCGTTGGACAAGTAAGGTTGATGCAGTATTATTCTCAGCTTTTTTCTATATTTAAACAGCCTATTGCTCAAATACTTCTTACTGCAGAAGATCTCAGAGATAGGAAAAGGTATATAAATATCTCTCAAACCTTCGAGACATTAATAGAAGAAAAAGTTGTACCAATTGTTAATGAGAACGATACAGTAGCTGTGGAAGAAATAAAAATAGGTGATAACGATACTCTTTCGGCAAAGGTGGCTTGTGCTATTAATGCAGATCTTCTTGTAATCTTATCCGATGTGGAAGGATTGTATTCGGAAGATCCTAATTTATCACCTAATGCTGTATTAATAAGAGATATCTATGAAATTGATGAAAAAATAGAGAAGATAGCTGGTCCAGGAAAAGGTACTGGTGGAATGTATACTAAAGTACAAGCTGCTAAGATAGTAACAGAGGCGGGTATTCCTATGATTCTTGCAAAAGCAGATTTAGAAAATGTTCTTGAGAGAATAGTTCTAAAAAAAGAAAAAGTTGGAACGATGTTTTATCCAGTAGAGAGGCATCTAAATAGAAGGAAGCATTGGATGCTTTTTATGGCAAAACCTCAGGGAAAAGTATATATAGATGATGGGGCAAAAGATGCTCTATTGAAAAAGGGTAAAAGCTTGCTTCCTGTTGGAGTTAAAAAGATAGAAGGAGAATTTGTAAGAGGAGATACGGTAAGTATTTTAGATCTTACTGGAGAAGAAATTGGACGTGGGATAACGAATTATGATAGTTCTGAATTGGAAAGGATAAAGGGTAAAAATACTGAGGAAATAAAAAATATTTTAGGTGAGGATTTTTACGAGGAAGTAATTCATAGAAATAACTTGGTATTAATAAACCGAGGGGACTCTTAA
- a CDS encoding ABC transporter ATP-binding protein, whose product MDDIFVLENVVKIYKMDGVETVALNGVSLRVKRGEFIAIMGPSGSGKSTMMHLMGCLDRPTSGKIYFEGKDVSQLSDDELAEIRNKKIGFVFQSFYLLPRYDAIQNVELPLIYRGVPPKERKEKAKLMLERMGLGDRLHHRPTQLSGGQQQRVAIARALIVDPVVLLADEPTGNLDSKSSHEIMELISKLHKEENLTIILVTHEIDIASYAEKIVRMQDGKIVDIEDKKREKSHV is encoded by the coding sequence ATGGATGATATTTTTGTTTTAGAAAATGTGGTAAAGATATATAAAATGGATGGTGTAGAGACAGTAGCGCTGAATGGGGTTTCTTTAAGGGTAAAAAGAGGAGAATTCATAGCAATAATGGGGCCGTCTGGTTCGGGTAAATCTACCATGATGCATCTTATGGGTTGTCTTGATAGACCTACGTCAGGCAAGATTTATTTTGAGGGAAAAGATGTATCTCAACTTTCTGATGATGAACTTGCAGAGATAAGGAATAAGAAAATAGGCTTTGTCTTTCAGAGCTTCTATCTTCTTCCTCGTTATGATGCCATTCAAAACGTAGAACTCCCTCTTATATATAGAGGGGTTCCTCCTAAGGAGAGAAAAGAGAAGGCAAAATTAATGCTTGAGAGAATGGGGCTTGGAGATAGATTACATCACAGGCCGACTCAGCTTTCAGGGGGACAGCAACAAAGGGTTGCTATTGCAAGAGCTTTGATTGTAGATCCTGTAGTTCTTCTTGCTGATGAGCCTACAGGAAATTTAGATTCAAAGTCCAGTCATGAAATAATGGAGCTTATCAGTAAACTTCATAAAGAGGAGAATTTAACTATTATACTTGTTACTCACGAGATTGATATTGCAAGTTATGCTGAAAAGATTGTTAGAATGCAAGATGGCAAGATAGTAGATATTGAGGATAAGAAGAGGGAGAAAAGCCATGTTTAG
- a CDS encoding TolC family protein: MFRKLMFSLFIIFLLLTTFVFAEDYLTLEDLKPLLTNSPLYKIYQAQYNSSLQEYYLAYSSLKPQLSLQISYNQGETSVTLNNVTSTSESKSGNLSLNFSQILFTKGQAGINVKLAELNLEQAKNDFKNNVQNLYYQFLQNFYNLYLAQEQLKIYEESYKLAKRQEEVAEKQFKDGLINEISFMDYKQKAKLAEINYNSAKNNLELSYKSLENLLGKTLPRKPVKLGVKYEPVTYSYDELISRLYSNNLTIKNSKLDIEKAKINLEKSNIPPWNISVSGSFTSGNTTYALSFDTQNYVLNTSINPSWSTSQKNSSENIWNFRISFSTPILDGGSKNISKNQAQLSLESSQINYDKTKKDVELSFLKTYYNLLIAQESIKQKELVLEQKKANLEAQKIRYNLGLITDLDLKNYEIDYMQANYDLESSILNFNLQKVQLFILLGDLEVN, encoded by the coding sequence ATGTTTAGGAAACTTATGTTTTCTCTTTTTATAATTTTTTTGTTACTTACAACTTTTGTCTTTGCCGAGGATTATTTAACTCTCGAGGATCTGAAGCCTTTGCTGACTAATTCTCCTCTCTATAAGATCTATCAAGCACAATATAATAGTAGCTTACAAGAATATTATCTTGCTTATTCTAGTTTAAAACCACAACTTTCTTTACAGATATCCTATAATCAAGGGGAAACAAGTGTAACCTTAAATAATGTTACTTCTACAAGCGAATCAAAATCGGGAAATTTATCCTTAAATTTTTCTCAAATTCTTTTTACAAAAGGACAGGCGGGTATAAATGTAAAACTGGCTGAGTTAAATTTAGAACAAGCAAAGAACGATTTCAAGAATAATGTTCAAAATTTATACTATCAATTTTTGCAAAACTTTTATAACCTATATCTTGCCCAGGAACAGCTAAAAATATATGAGGAGAGTTACAAACTTGCTAAGAGGCAAGAAGAAGTAGCAGAGAAACAATTCAAAGATGGTCTAATAAATGAGATTAGTTTTATGGATTATAAGCAAAAAGCAAAACTTGCAGAGATAAATTATAATTCTGCAAAGAATAATTTAGAATTAAGTTATAAATCTCTTGAAAATCTTTTAGGCAAAACCCTTCCACGAAAACCTGTAAAACTTGGTGTAAAATATGAGCCTGTTACCTATTCCTACGATGAGTTAATATCAAGGTTATATTCCAATAATTTGACCATTAAAAATTCCAAGCTTGATATTGAGAAAGCCAAGATAAATCTTGAAAAATCTAATATTCCTCCTTGGAATATCTCTGTCAGTGGAAGTTTTACTTCAGGGAATACTACTTATGCTTTATCTTTTGATACTCAGAATTATGTCCTTAATACTTCAATAAATCCAAGTTGGAGTACCTCGCAAAAAAATAGTAGTGAAAACATATGGAACTTTAGAATTTCTTTCAGTACACCTATATTAGATGGTGGTAGTAAAAATATTAGTAAAAATCAGGCTCAACTTTCTTTAGAGAGCTCTCAAATAAATTATGATAAGACTAAAAAAGACGTAGAGCTTAGTTTTTTGAAAACTTACTATAATCTTTTAATAGCTCAAGAGAGCATAAAACAGAAAGAGCTTGTTCTGGAACAAAAGAAAGCTAATTTAGAGGCTCAAAAAATAAGATATAATCTTGGTTTGATCACGGATCTTGATCTTAAAAATTATGAAATTGATTATATGCAGGCAAATTACGATCTTGAAAGTTCAATCTTGAATTTTAATCTCCAGAAAGTTCAACTGTTTATTCTTTTAGGAGATTTGGAGGTGAACTAA
- a CDS encoding TolC family protein: protein MFKKFFIVFMSLVLLCSISFSQEKKILSIEEAIDIALKNNGDLLIAKINLDNASLDYENKKKDPTTLVLALKQSELSLNLEKVRYENTKLQVMQSVRNAYFNVLEAQAQVRLNEKQLTYYEEVFNATKAKYQVGNATATDVSQAELNYLSAVNSLKTAQNNLTIYWSQFWQTLGISPMEGVTLKEPELKSFSFNFDELFNIAKDNLPSLVQAKNNVELYELQVKLYDNDYTPKATLISAKNSLESAKKSYEQSLNNAKVTIAQRLEQLNASLKDLEIQQKNLDLAKENYKIAQLKFDAGLITKIDLMSAEINIIKAENNYYSSLHNYWKNLDSLSLAIGKALY from the coding sequence ATGTTTAAAAAATTTTTTATAGTTTTTATGTCTCTTGTTTTATTGTGTTCTATATCTTTTTCTCAAGAGAAAAAAATATTGTCTATTGAAGAGGCTATAGACATTGCGTTGAAAAATAATGGGGATCTTCTAATAGCGAAGATTAACTTAGACAATGCTTCTCTCGATTATGAAAATAAGAAGAAAGATCCTACTACTTTGGTATTAGCCTTGAAACAATCTGAACTAAGTTTAAACCTTGAGAAAGTTAGATATGAAAATACCAAATTACAAGTCATGCAAAGTGTAAGGAATGCATATTTTAATGTTTTAGAGGCACAAGCTCAAGTTAGATTAAATGAAAAGCAATTGACTTATTATGAAGAGGTTTTTAATGCTACAAAAGCAAAATATCAGGTGGGAAATGCTACCGCAACTGATGTGAGTCAAGCTGAGTTAAACTATCTGTCTGCGGTGAATTCTTTAAAAACTGCCCAAAATAATTTAACAATATATTGGAGCCAATTTTGGCAAACTCTTGGAATATCACCTATGGAGGGTGTGACTCTAAAAGAGCCTGAATTAAAATCATTCAGTTTTAATTTTGATGAATTGTTTAACATAGCTAAAGACAATCTTCCTTCTTTAGTGCAGGCTAAAAATAATGTTGAACTTTATGAACTTCAGGTCAAACTTTATGACAACGATTATACACCTAAGGCCACATTGATATCTGCAAAGAACTCTCTTGAAAGTGCAAAAAAATCTTATGAACAATCTTTAAATAATGCAAAAGTAACTATTGCTCAAAGATTAGAACAGCTTAATGCAAGTCTAAAGGACTTAGAAATTCAACAAAAAAATTTAGATCTTGCTAAAGAAAATTACAAGATAGCACAACTTAAGTTTGATGCTGGTTTAATAACAAAAATTGATCTAATGAGTGCTGAAATAAACATCATAAAGGCTGAAAATAATTACTATTCTTCTCTCCATAATTATTGGAAAAATTTAGACAGTCTATCATTGGCTATAGGGAAAGCTCTTTATTAG
- a CDS encoding efflux RND transporter periplasmic adaptor subunit has protein sequence MKRKLFIIFVILILVGVGLWWGFGRTNKGNKNNVTLNTYTVRRGDLTITVSGSGILEAERSLDITSKVSGTVIYVVEEGKRVKEGDVLVKIDPTDYQNAYQQALIAYENYENSYEQAKLNYETQKRQLEKNLKDAQITRDNAYIEYQNAKNNLERIEELFKKGFASQSDLDTAKFNFEKAKNSLTQAESNLKLVKENYDSQLKSLQKELEASKLSLEKAKIDLSNAKRNLENTIIKAPFSGIVANVNVVKGQNISSNTVLMTLLDTKNVELSLEVDETDIGKVSVGLPVRISLDAFPDEEFEGKVIRISPTATISNNIPIFKVRVRIPNEDLRLKVGMSADGDIILLERKNVLLVPLKAVKKTERRSYVEVLKPNGERELVRVTLGEDDGTNVVVESGLKEGDIVILPSSSTTSTSRNQQVQMRIPGVPLR, from the coding sequence ATGAAAAGGAAATTATTTATTATCTTTGTAATTTTGATTCTAGTAGGGGTTGGACTTTGGTGGGGATTTGGAAGAACAAACAAAGGTAATAAAAATAATGTTACTCTTAATACCTATACAGTAAGAAGGGGAGATTTAACTATTACTGTTTCTGGGAGTGGGATTTTAGAAGCTGAGAGAAGCCTTGATATAACAAGTAAGGTCTCAGGCACAGTGATATATGTAGTTGAAGAAGGTAAAAGGGTTAAAGAAGGTGATGTTTTAGTAAAAATTGATCCAACAGACTATCAGAATGCTTATCAGCAAGCTTTAATTGCTTATGAGAATTATGAAAATTCTTATGAACAAGCTAAGTTAAATTATGAGACTCAGAAAAGACAACTTGAGAAAAATTTGAAAGACGCACAAATAACTAGAGATAATGCATATATAGAATATCAAAATGCTAAAAATAATCTTGAAAGGATCGAAGAATTATTTAAAAAAGGTTTTGCTTCCCAAAGTGATTTAGATACAGCAAAATTCAATTTTGAAAAGGCAAAGAATTCTTTAACTCAAGCAGAGTCTAATCTAAAATTGGTAAAGGAAAACTATGACAGCCAATTAAAAAGTTTACAAAAAGAACTTGAAGCAAGTAAACTTTCTTTGGAAAAGGCTAAGATAGATCTTTCGAACGCTAAAAGAAATTTAGAAAATACTATAATTAAAGCTCCCTTTTCAGGGATTGTAGCAAATGTAAACGTTGTTAAAGGCCAAAATATATCTTCAAATACGGTATTGATGACTCTTCTTGATACTAAAAATGTGGAACTTTCTCTTGAGGTAGATGAAACAGATATTGGCAAGGTTTCAGTAGGTCTTCCTGTAAGAATCTCCTTGGATGCTTTTCCTGATGAAGAATTTGAAGGTAAGGTTATTAGGATATCTCCTACAGCTACCATTTCTAATAATATTCCTATTTTTAAGGTAAGGGTCAGAATTCCTAATGAAGATTTAAGATTAAAGGTAGGAATGAGTGCCGATGGAGATATCATTCTTTTAGAAAGAAAGAATGTTCTTCTTGTTCCTCTAAAGGCTGTGAAAAAGACAGAAAGAAGAAGTTATGTGGAAGTATTGAAGCCAAATGGAGAAAGGGAACTGGTTAGGGTAACTCTCGGAGAAGATGATGGGACAAATGTAGTGGTTGAAAGTGGATTAAAGGAAGGAGATATAGTAATTCTTCCATCTTCAAGTACCACTTCTACCAGTAGAAATCAACAAGTTCAAATGAGAATTCCTGGAGTGCCTTTGAGGTAG
- a CDS encoding ABC transporter permease, translated as MILELIKMAINNFNTNKLRTFLTTLGIIIGVAAVVTLMSLGEGTKVTIERQFTSLGSNLLTVFPRFGRGVGLVRGTPRSSITNDDYEALLKELDLSKIVAIVPYTSRNVQVKYKAQNTNTQVIGTSPEYLNLREIKVASGDFFSEEEYKGSKRVAVLGSSVAETLFDNEDPIGQSIKISGITFKVIGVLEPQGQLGGFANLDDMIFIPLTTFQRKIQGGNYLNSIYVSAVSPDVMNDLQSKIEEILRKKHKITDPNNDDFVVQNQLTILSSLNQSMQTLTLFLAGIAAISLLVGGIGIMNIMLVNVTERIREIGIRKAVGAKARYILYQFLIESVIVSVAGGILGILLGIVLSQVIKSFSGLSAVVTLYPVVLSFTVSALVGIFFGYYPAYRASKLNPIDALRYE; from the coding sequence ATGATCTTAGAACTTATAAAAATGGCTATTAATAATTTTAATACAAATAAATTAAGGACATTTCTTACTACTTTAGGGATAATCATTGGTGTTGCTGCCGTGGTCACACTAATGTCCTTAGGAGAAGGAACTAAGGTTACAATTGAGAGGCAGTTTACCTCTTTAGGATCAAATCTCTTGACAGTTTTCCCGAGATTTGGAAGAGGAGTAGGGCTTGTAAGAGGTACTCCGAGAAGTTCAATTACCAATGATGATTATGAAGCTTTGTTAAAGGAATTAGACCTAAGTAAGATTGTAGCAATAGTTCCTTATACCTCTAGAAATGTTCAGGTTAAATATAAGGCTCAGAATACAAATACACAAGTGATTGGTACATCTCCTGAGTATTTAAATTTGAGGGAAATTAAAGTGGCTAGTGGAGATTTCTTTTCTGAAGAAGAATATAAGGGAAGTAAAAGGGTTGCAGTTTTGGGATCCTCTGTTGCAGAGACATTATTTGATAATGAAGATCCTATTGGGCAAAGTATAAAAATTTCGGGTATTACTTTCAAAGTTATAGGGGTACTTGAACCTCAGGGTCAACTTGGTGGTTTTGCTAATCTTGATGATATGATATTTATTCCTTTGACTACTTTTCAAAGGAAAATTCAGGGAGGGAATTATTTAAACAGTATCTATGTATCCGCAGTAAGTCCCGATGTAATGAATGATTTACAATCTAAAATAGAGGAGATTTTAAGGAAAAAACATAAAATAACAGATCCTAATAATGATGATTTTGTAGTTCAAAATCAATTAACTATCCTTTCTTCATTGAACCAATCAATGCAGACTTTGACTTTGTTCTTGGCAGGAATTGCTGCTATTTCTCTTCTTGTAGGAGGAATAGGAATAATGAATATTATGCTTGTGAATGTAACGGAAAGAATAAGAGAGATAGGTATAAGGAAGGCTGTTGGGGCAAAGGCAAGATATATCCTATATCAGTTTTTAATCGAGTCAGTTATTGTATCTGTTGCTGGTGGTATATTAGGGATACTTTTGGGAATTGTATTATCTCAAGTTATAAAATCTTTTTCAGGTCTTTCTGCTGTTGTAACTTTATATCCTGTGGTACTTTCCTTTACTGTTTCTGCACTCGTAGGAATTTTCTTTGGATACTATCCTGCTTATAGGGCTTCTAAATTAAATCCTATCGATGCCTTAAGATATGAATAA
- the glpK gene encoding glycerol kinase GlpK, whose translation MYILALDQGTTSSRAIIFDSLGNIIGVAQKEFPQIFPKPGWVEHNPWDIWNSQREVMFEAIEKAKIKPKEISAIGVTNQRETTIVWDKDTGQPIHNAIVWQCRRTADYCERLKKDGLSELVKEKTGLVIDAYFSSPKIKWILDNVPEARKKAEQGKLLFGTVDTWLIWNLTGRKVHATDYTNASRTMLFNIKNLDWDDELLEIMNIPRNMLPKPLPSSYFYGVCNIFEDAEIPITGIAGDQQAALFGQCGFEEGILKNTYGTGCFILLNTGKDIKYSSKGLITTVAYGIGDDVHYALEGSVFIAGAVIQWLRDNLGIIKNSSESEILAKMVEDNGGVYFVPAFVGLGAPYWDMFARGLIIGITRGVKREHIVRAALESIAYQTNDVIELMESETGIKIKELRVDGGASANNFLMQFQSDISNLKVVRPYITETTSLGAAFLAGLKVGIWKDLNEIKRIWREEKIFTPGMPEEKRRYYLAKWKEAVTKARGWEKE comes from the coding sequence GTGTATATTCTTGCCTTAGATCAGGGTACTACAAGTTCAAGGGCTATAATATTTGATTCTTTGGGGAATATAATAGGTGTGGCCCAAAAGGAATTTCCTCAGATTTTTCCAAAACCTGGTTGGGTGGAACACAATCCATGGGATATATGGAATTCTCAAAGGGAAGTAATGTTTGAAGCTATAGAAAAAGCAAAGATAAAGCCCAAAGAAATTTCTGCTATTGGAGTTACAAATCAGAGAGAGACTACTATTGTGTGGGATAAAGATACGGGACAACCAATACATAATGCTATTGTTTGGCAATGTAGAAGAACTGCAGATTATTGTGAGAGATTAAAAAAAGATGGACTCTCAGAGCTTGTTAAAGAAAAGACTGGTCTGGTTATAGACGCATATTTTTCTAGTCCTAAGATAAAGTGGATTCTTGATAATGTTCCTGAGGCAAGAAAAAAGGCAGAACAAGGAAAGCTACTTTTTGGTACTGTTGATACCTGGCTTATATGGAATTTAACGGGGAGAAAAGTTCATGCTACAGATTACACTAATGCCTCAAGGACTATGCTGTTTAACATAAAAAATTTAGATTGGGATGATGAACTTCTTGAAATAATGAACATTCCTCGTAATATGTTACCTAAACCTCTTCCTTCTAGTTATTTTTATGGTGTTTGCAATATATTTGAGGATGCAGAAATTCCTATAACAGGTATAGCAGGTGATCAACAGGCTGCATTATTTGGACAGTGTGGCTTCGAAGAAGGCATTTTGAAGAATACTTATGGTACAGGATGTTTTATACTTCTTAATACTGGAAAAGATATCAAATATTCCTCAAAAGGTTTAATTACTACTGTAGCTTATGGAATTGGTGATGATGTGCATTATGCTCTTGAAGGTAGTGTGTTCATAGCAGGAGCTGTAATTCAGTGGCTTCGAGATAATCTTGGAATTATTAAGAACTCTTCCGAAAGTGAAATTTTGGCAAAAATGGTAGAAGACAATGGTGGAGTATATTTTGTTCCCGCATTTGTAGGTCTTGGTGCACCTTATTGGGATATGTTTGCGAGAGGTTTGATTATTGGTATCACAAGAGGTGTAAAGAGAGAACATATTGTAAGAGCAGCTTTAGAATCTATAGCTTACCAGACTAATGATGTGATAGAGCTTATGGAAAGTGAAACAGGTATAAAAATAAAGGAGCTAAGAGTAGATGGAGGGGCTTCGGCAAACAATTTTCTTATGCAATTCCAGTCAGATATATCTAATTTAAAAGTTGTGAGACCTTATATTACCGAGACTACCTCTCTTGGTGCAGCTTTTCTGGCGGGTCTTAAAGTAGGCATATGGAAAGATCTCAATGAGATTAAGAGAATTTGGAGAGAAGAAAAGATATTTACTCCTGGTATGCCTGAAGAGAAAAGAAGATATTATTTAGCAAAGTGGAAAGAAGCCGTAACAAAAGCAAGAGGTTGGGAGAAAGAATAA